DNA from Halobaculum sp. XH14:
CAGCCCGCGGAGGTGCGTGCGGGCGTCGCTGTCGGTCCACCAGGCCCACGCGGCCGCGGGGTCCGCAGTCACCTCGACGTCGGGCGTTCCGCCTCCCTTGGGGGTCGCGTCCGGGTCGGGGTCCGGCTGTGCCCAGCGGAACTCGGTCGCCGGCCTGAAGCCGACCGCGCGCGACTGGCCGAGGCCGGCGACGTTCCACGAGAACACCATGTTCCGGCAGACCGCCGCGCCCCGCTCGCGCGCCCAGTCCATGAGCGCGGCCGAGAGCGACGGGGAGAGCCCCTCGCCGCGGTAGTCCGGGTTGACGCGCATCCCCTGGGCCCACGCCTCGGTGTCGGTGAGCATGGCGCCCTGGATGACGCCGGCGACGTCGTCGCCGTCGTCGACGTCGATGACGAACGTGCGCTGGTCGGGGCCGTCGGTCTCCACCCAGTGGCCGAACACGTCCGGGAGGTAGTCGCCGTGCCGGTCGCCCCAGGTGTCCCGCGTGAACGAGACGACCGCGGCCTCGTCGTCGGCCCTGGCCTGCCGGACGACGAACTCGCGGTTCGGCGTCCGGTCGCTCACGCCCATGGCTTCGACTCCTCGGTCAGTTCGCCGGCGAGGTTCCGCCCCATCGCCTCGGCGGGGTTCTCGACGTTGGCGAGCGCCCACATCAGCTTCACCTTCGCCGTCCCCGGGAGGGTGTCACCCGCCTCCACGACGCCAGCGTCCAGCAGGTCCCGACCGGTGTCGTACACGCGGACACAGACCCGGCCCTCGAGACACTGGCTCGTCATGGCGACCGTCGCGCCCCCGTCGACGAGTTCGGCGAGCCGCGGGATGCGATCGGTGTGGACGTGGCCGAGGCCGGTGCCCTCGATCACGATGCCGGCCTTGCCGTCGAGGTAGTCGAAGGCGGCGGGGTCCATGCCGGGCGTGAACTTCACGAGTTCCACCGCGGGCTCGAGGTCGGGCGCGATGTGGAGGGCGCGCTCGCCGCGCTCCGCGTACGTCTTCCCGTCGGCGATGGTGACCGTCTCCGACTCGTAGTCGACGCGGCCGAGCGGTTCCGCCCCGACCGTCTCGAACGCGTCCCGGCGCGAGGTGTGGTTCTTCCGGACGCGCGTGCCGCGGTGGAGCGCACAGTGGTCGTCCGAGGGGGTCCCGTGCATGCAGACCATCACCTCGGCGCAGTCGGCCTTGGCGGCCTCGACCGCACAGACCGCGTTCATCACGTTGTCCGAGGAGGGCCGGTCCGCGGAGCGCTGGCTCCCGGTGAACACGACGGGAACGGGCGTGTCGAGCATGAACGACAGGGCGGAGGCCGAGTACTGCATCGTGTCGGTGCCGTGCATCACGACGACGCCGTCCGC
Protein-coding regions in this window:
- a CDS encoding GNAT family N-acetyltransferase — its product is MGVSDRTPNREFVVRQARADDEAAVVSFTRDTWGDRHGDYLPDVFGHWVETDGPDQRTFVIDVDDGDDVAGVIQGAMLTDTEAWAQGMRVNPDYRGEGLSPSLSAALMDWARERGAAVCRNMVFSWNVAGLGQSRAVGFRPATEFRWAQPDPDPDATPKGGGTPDVEVTADPAAAWAWWTDSDARTHLRGLAMDANESWACSELRREQLRAAAEDDRLFVARDEGGTRGFSYRAYDYERETDDGEVETWGIYGVGAWETPAAAGAILRAVARDAGEAGLDNTRVLIPEGARWVSDVAAARFPVSGEPDFVMSADLTDPATVLD
- the gatD gene encoding Glu-tRNA(Gln) amidotransferase subunit GatD codes for the protein MTPSPGDRVRVAHADVTDEGVLMPSSDAEHLVVKLEGGYNVGIARADATVDVLERDAHAVGDEEEDDGDASEIAFDEDLPTVSLISTGGTIASTVDYRTGAVTAQFDAEDVLRAVPDLAGRANYRGRVVANILSENMDPGIWTDLARAVHEEIEAGADGVVVMHGTDTMQYSASALSFMLDTPVPVVFTGSQRSADRPSSDNVMNAVCAVEAAKADCAEVMVCMHGTPSDDHCALHRGTRVRKNHTSRRDAFETVGAEPLGRVDYESETVTIADGKTYAERGERALHIAPDLEPAVELVKFTPGMDPAAFDYLDGKAGIVIEGTGLGHVHTDRIPRLAELVDGGATVAMTSQCLEGRVCVRVYDTGRDLLDAGVVEAGDTLPGTAKVKLMWALANVENPAEAMGRNLAGELTEESKPWA